GTGATGACTGCGCGCGAACTCGTGGAAGAGGAACTTGTCTACGGTGCCCTGCGCCGGGAACAGCTTTGGCGGATGATCGGGATTTCTGGAGCAGGCTTTGGTGTATTCGGCTGTTTGACAGCTGCGGCTGTCGCGCTGATGGTCGAGACGCCGCCTCCCATGGTTGTCCCCTACGATCCCGCGACCGGGCTGGCGCTCCCCAATGCCACGGTTGAAACCGTGTCGCTCGCCGAACGCCCCGCCGTGATCGAAGCGCAAATCTACCGCTACATTCTCGACCGCGAAACCTACAACCAGCTCGACAATGACCTGCGCGTGCGCCGTGTGCTGGCGCAATCCACAAGTGCGGCCGAGGCCAGCATGCGCGCGACGTGGACATCGGGTCAGGAGAACTATCCGCCGACGCGTTACGGGGCTGCGGCCGAGATGGCAGTCGAGATCGCATCGATCACCCTTATTGGCGATAACCGCGCCCAGGTGCGGCTCAGAAAGCGCCTGACAAGCCCGCAAGGGGTACAGGATGGATCGTTCACTGCCACGTTGATGTACGAATTCCGGCCCGAGCGGACCCGCACGATCGACGATGTCTGGCAAAACCCTTTCGGTTTCACCGTTACCCAATATGCCGTCAGATCGGACCGTTCCGAATGACTCGCATTCCAATCGTTACCCTGTTGGCCGCCAGTATTCTCGCGTTCGCGGGGACAACTTCCTTGGCCGAGACCACGCCGCGCCCTGGATCACACGACAATCGCGTGCGCGTGGCGACCTGGACTGAAGGCCAAGTCTACCGCGTCGTCACGACTCTAACCCGCGTCACCACAGTCGAATTCGGTGAGGGTGAAATCATCCGCTCGATCATCGCCGGCGATACGGTCGGGTTTCAATTCGACGGTGTCCCGGGTGGCCGTGCCTTCGCCATCAAACCGACAGCATCTGGCGTCGCCACCAACATCACCGTCTACACCAACCGCCGATCCTACTACTTCCATGTCGTCGAAGCCCGGGAGACGCCGCATTATGTCGTGCAGTTCCGCTATCCTGAAAACCGCGTGCAACCCACCAGGGCGGTTGCGGCCGATGCGCCGAACGCGAACTATGCGGTCAGTGCCCGAGAAGAGTTCACGCCGACGGCCATCTGGGATGATGGTACCTTCACGTATTTCCGGTTCGCACGGAATGCGCCGGTGCCCGCCATCTTCCGATATTCGAACGGCAGGGAACGCGCGGTGAACAGCCAGGCCTTGAGTGACGGCGTCATCCGCGTGTCCGGCGTCAACCGACAATGGGTCCTTCGCCTTGGCGAAGAGGTGATTTGCGTCCAGGACGCAGGACAGGCCACATCATGACCGAAGGTACGGAAGACCTCGCCGCGCGCCTCGCGGCTCTCGAAGGTTCGACAGGCAAAGCGAAGGCAAACAAGCGGCCTGCACCGCTAGCCGCGATCCTTGGAGTCGTCGGCATCGCCGCAGCAGGTGGTCTGGCGTGGGCTGCCCTACAGCCGTCGGCAGAAGCACCAATGGCGACCGCCGCGCCGGAGGAGTTCCAGAGCAGCGGCCCCGGATTCGGCGATCTGGCGCCGATTTCTACCCCGGAGCCCAGCCAAGCCCCGCCTGCGGACACAGGTCCGAGCGAGTCTGAACTCGCGCTGATGGAAAGTCTTGCGACATTGAGAGCGGAACTCGAGGAACTGCGCGCAAGACCGGCCGAGGCCGCGGACAGCGGGGCGGAGCAGGCGATTGCGGACCTGACGGCGCAAATTGCCACCTTGCAGGAAGCATCCGCCGAGGCGCAGCGTGCCCTCGAGCGGCAGCTGACAGAGCGGGATCGCGAATTGGATCAGCTCCGCATGGACTTGGAACTTGCGCGGCTTGCACCACCAGAGCCGACCTCATTGGGACCAAGTGAAGAAGAATTGCGGCTGGCCGAACTCGAAAGGCGGCGCGCAGCCGAAGCCGAGGCCCGCGCAGAGCGTATCGCGTCTCCTATGATCGCCTTCTCCGGGATGGGCGCAGGTGCGGATAGGGAGAATACGCTGGAAGCCGCACGTCTGAATGCAGATGAAGCCTTTGTTCGTTCGGGCGCGCAACCAGCACAGGTGACACGTGCCGAAGTGATCGCGAACCCATCGAACACGGTTGTTCAGGGCACCATGATTCAGGCTGTGACAGAGACGGCCCTCGACAGCACACTGCCCGGCGCGATCCGCGCCATCGTCTCGGAAGACGTCCATTCTTTCGATGGAACGCGTATCCTGATCCCGCGCGGCGCGCGGCTGATCGGGCGCTACCGCTCCGATGTCGCACTTGCCCAATCGCGCGTCATGGTGGCATGGGATCGGATCATCTTGCCCGATAATCAGACTGTGCAGATCAGCGCCTTCGGTGGAGACGAACTCGGCCGTACTGGCACCACCGGGTTTGTCGACACCCGTTTCGCGCAACGCTTCGGCTCCGCCGCGCTGATCTCCTTGATCGGCGCCTTGCCTGCGGCTGCAGCGGGTCAAATCGACAGCGAGGCGGCGGCCGATGTTGCGAGTGATGTCGGCACCGACCTGCGCGATAGCACGCAAAGCGTGATGCAGGACTATCTGGCGATCCGGCCAGTGATACATGTCGATCAGGGTACACGGATCACGGTCATGGTTGATCGTGACCTCGAGATTTTCTGACATGGCTGCAAGTTATCTGGAAGCGTCGCTCGACCGTTTCGGCCCCGAGGTCCTGCGCGACGACACGATCGAGATCTGCATCAATCCCGACGGACAAGTCTGGGGCGAATTCCAGGGCGATCACTTCATGCGAGGTCTCGGCAGCCCGCTGAGCCAGACCGAGATCAAGGACCTCGGCAACCAGATCGCCTCGGCCGCCTCGACGACGCTCAGCACGAAGAAGCCCATTGTCTCGGTCTCGATCCTATATCGAGATCGCCCGATCCGCGCGCAGGTGATCCAGCCGCCGGCAGTCGAGGGCGGGTTTTCAATATCGTTGCGGTTCTTCTCCTCCCTGCCGCTGGAGGCAATCCGGCTCGGCTTCCTCTATGGAAAGGAGCGCAGCCTCGAAGGTCTGCGGCGCGAACGAAACGCCGCGCTGCGCAATGTGGTTGCCTCCGGCGACATCGACGCCGCGCTGCGCTTCTGCGTCGAGAACAAGCTCAACATGATCGTTTCGGGCGGTACATCGACCGGCAAGACGGTCGCGGCGCGCAAGATCCTTTCGCTGATTCCGTCCGAAGAGCGGCTCATCACCATCGAGGAGGCGGCCGAGCTGCGCCCCGAGCAGCCCAATGCCGTGACGTTGATCGCGGACCGGGACACGGATGCCCGCAGTGCCGATGTGCTCTTGGCCTCAACGCTTCGCATGCGACCCGACCGGATCGTCCTGGGCGAAGTCCGCGGTCGCGAGGCGATGACGTTTCTCGAGGCAATCAACACCGGCCACGGTGGATCGCTGACTACGCTGCATGCCGAGACCCCACAACTTGCTGTTCGCCGCCTCGCCATCGCCGCCCTGAAAACCGATGTGCCGATGACCTATGCCGACATGATCGATTACATTGAGGGCTCGATTGACGTGATCATTCAGGCAGGCCGCCATGAAGGCGCGCGCGGGATCACCGAGTTCTTTCTCCCGGGTCAAACCACAGATTTGAACCTCGACACGGTCGACGGCAGAGGCAACAAGAGCCCCTCCGTTGCCGCTGAGTAAAAAAGGAATCTCCCAGATGCGAAAACCAATTCTCGCACTCATGCTTGCCGCCTTGGCGGGCCCTCTTGTGGCGCAGACTTCGCCTCAGGTTTCAAACGATCTCACAGTGGATATGTCGCCTCAACAATACCGGATCTGCAACGATCGTCCGGCGCGACCGACTTGGATGGACGAAATCAATCCGCGTGAAGCTTACAAGGCAGCAGCTTTGATGGAGTTGTACGAAATTCGGGCCTGGGAGGAGATCGCTGAATCTGGCGACTGCGGCTGTGAAACCCGCTTTCCCGCTTGGGATAGCTCCGATGGCGAATATCATGAAAGGTATGCAGGCCTTAGCCAAGCCGAGCATTCAGCGTTTCGCCGCGACTGGATTGAAGTAAGGAAGCAACTCGAGCCGAGCGTGCGTACAATCTGCGAAGCTCAAGGCAACTGGTAATGGGCGTCGTCAGCTGGATGGTCGGAACGGCAGACGCGTTCCTTGTCGATGCGGCTGAGTCCCAGTTCGGGGCCGTGGCAAGCAATACCGGCACGATCGTCCTGCTGATGGTCACGCTTTCGCTAATCGGCGTCTGCATCAACATGGCATTCCAGTTCCGCAGCATGGATGGGGCCAGCTTCTTCTGGCACCTGATCAAGCTGACCCTTATCGGTCTGTTCGCCTTCAATTGGGCAAACTTCAATGCAGTAGCAAACGCAGTCATTGGAGGCTTGGACTACGTCGCTGGCGCACTGGTGTCTTCGGTTGGCGGCGGAGGAGCCGGAGCCACACACTTTGCCGGAGAATTCGACATCCTGATCGAAAAATTCAGCCAGTACCTGAATGCCATCGGCAGCAACCTGAACTGGATGACGGGCGCGATCCTAGGCGGCATCGGGCTTATTCTTTTGAGCCTCCTTGGCTTCATGACCGGCATCGTCCTCATATTCGCCAAGATGATGCTGACCCTCATGCTCGGCCTTGCTCCGATCATGATCGCATTGTCGCTCTTCGACGCGACCAAAGATTTCTTCCATAGGTGGGTCTCGACGACGGTCAGCTATGCCTTCTACCCCATCGTCATCGCAGCCATGTTTTCGACCGTCGTCGGCATGGCGAATTCGCTTCTCGCGCAGCTCGGTGATCCGAATTCGGCAACCAACATCGGATCGCTCGTGCCGTTCTTCGTCATGGTTTTCCTGGCCAAGGGGTTTGTGGCAGCAACACCCCTGATCGTTCGCGGCATCTCGGGAAACCTAATGGTTGCGGCGGCACCAGCGATCGTCAGCGGGTCCGCCGGGGTGCTACGAGGGCTGGCTAACACATCTGGTGTCCAGGGCAGGGCGCGGATCGGGGCGCTCACGACAGGTGAGGCAATTGGACGTGGGACTGTGCAGGCTCCTGCCGCGGTAAAGAGCGCTGCGGCGAAGGCGAGTGCGCAGGTGGTCAGGATAGCGGAGAGGGCAAAGCGATTGGGAAGATAGGTATAGAGTGAAATGATCCTTCAAGCTCATAGCCGGAAGGTCGTAGGTTAAAACCCTCCTCCCGTAAAAAATCTTTCTTTTATCAGCAGCTTATGCGCCACCCGCCGAGGCAGCGCTTGCGTTTGCAAGTCCCGTGGAAGCTAGGTGGGCCGAAGTTCATCCTAATTCTGCAAAACCTGCGACGTCAGCAATCCAGCAGCACCACTATAGGCACGACGAACAAACATCACTTCAGAACGGCAGCCCGTCATCGCCGTCGGATGCCAAAACGTCGTTGTGCCGCACAGAGGTTTCGACCACGGCGCCGCATCGCACTTCCAGAAGCAAGTCTCTTTCGTAGGTACTTCCATAGCCATGTGGATATACTCGACCAACTCGCCTTGCGGGATACGCAATTGACCTGAGTACCATTGAGCGAAAATCTTGTCGGGAAAGCGGGAAAGATCATTGCCGTTGTCGCCCTGGTTCCGTCTTCGAGCCATGCCTCAATGCCGGTCAGATACAGCCGGTCATCCACGATTTCCCAACTGCCGATATACCGGCGCCAAAGGGCCGTGCTGGAGCGTCGGAAACACGGTCTGATACCGCCCTTCGAAAAATAGTCTTCCAGAGGTTCGGTGCACATCGCGAGCTCCTCGCCTTGGTAGATGATCTTCTCTGGGAATTGGGCGGTCACTTGCGTCTCCTTTTCAGGGTACTTGTAATAGCATCTGTGTTAATCGAATGCCTCTTGGGATCTGAATCTTGCTTCCCGCTTGCACGAGATCAGTCTTAGTTCTGTGCTTTGCGACGGCTATTCCCAGTCATCGTTTTCACCTCCAAAGTCGAAGTGATTTCGTGCGACAACTTTCGCCTGGATCGCCTTCATTCCCCATTTCCCACGCTTCTTATCGAAACTTGCAACAGCCACGCCTTCCACAAGATCGCCCGCCTGTACCCCTTCAGCAGTGATCATGTGAGGAGGAAT
The nucleotide sequence above comes from Frigidibacter mobilis. Encoded proteins:
- a CDS encoding virB8 family protein, whose translation is MTARELVEEELVYGALRREQLWRMIGISGAGFGVFGCLTAAAVALMVETPPPMVVPYDPATGLALPNATVETVSLAERPAVIEAQIYRYILDRETYNQLDNDLRVRRVLAQSTSAAEASMRATWTSGQENYPPTRYGAAAEMAVEIASITLIGDNRAQVRLRKRLTSPQGVQDGSFTATLMYEFRPERTRTIDDVWQNPFGFTVTQYAVRSDRSE
- a CDS encoding TrbG/VirB9 family P-type conjugative transfer protein; translated protein: MTRIPIVTLLAASILAFAGTTSLAETTPRPGSHDNRVRVATWTEGQVYRVVTTLTRVTTVEFGEGEIIRSIIAGDTVGFQFDGVPGGRAFAIKPTASGVATNITVYTNRRSYYFHVVEARETPHYVVQFRYPENRVQPTRAVAADAPNANYAVSAREEFTPTAIWDDGTFTYFRFARNAPVPAIFRYSNGRERAVNSQALSDGVIRVSGVNRQWVLRLGEEVICVQDAGQATS
- a CDS encoding TrbI/VirB10 family protein — translated: MTEGTEDLAARLAALEGSTGKAKANKRPAPLAAILGVVGIAAAGGLAWAALQPSAEAPMATAAPEEFQSSGPGFGDLAPISTPEPSQAPPADTGPSESELALMESLATLRAELEELRARPAEAADSGAEQAIADLTAQIATLQEASAEAQRALERQLTERDRELDQLRMDLELARLAPPEPTSLGPSEEELRLAELERRRAAEAEARAERIASPMIAFSGMGAGADRENTLEAARLNADEAFVRSGAQPAQVTRAEVIANPSNTVVQGTMIQAVTETALDSTLPGAIRAIVSEDVHSFDGTRILIPRGARLIGRYRSDVALAQSRVMVAWDRIILPDNQTVQISAFGGDELGRTGTTGFVDTRFAQRFGSAALISLIGALPAAAAGQIDSEAAADVASDVGTDLRDSTQSVMQDYLAIRPVIHVDQGTRITVMVDRDLEIF
- a CDS encoding ATPase, T2SS/T4P/T4SS family, which encodes MAASYLEASLDRFGPEVLRDDTIEICINPDGQVWGEFQGDHFMRGLGSPLSQTEIKDLGNQIASAASTTLSTKKPIVSVSILYRDRPIRAQVIQPPAVEGGFSISLRFFSSLPLEAIRLGFLYGKERSLEGLRRERNAALRNVVASGDIDAALRFCVENKLNMIVSGGTSTGKTVAARKILSLIPSEERLITIEEAAELRPEQPNAVTLIADRDTDARSADVLLASTLRMRPDRIVLGEVRGREAMTFLEAINTGHGGSLTTLHAETPQLAVRRLAIAALKTDVPMTYADMIDYIEGSIDVIIQAGRHEGARGITEFFLPGQTTDLNLDTVDGRGNKSPSVAAE
- a CDS encoding type IV secretion system protein is translated as MGVVSWMVGTADAFLVDAAESQFGAVASNTGTIVLLMVTLSLIGVCINMAFQFRSMDGASFFWHLIKLTLIGLFAFNWANFNAVANAVIGGLDYVAGALVSSVGGGGAGATHFAGEFDILIEKFSQYLNAIGSNLNWMTGAILGGIGLILLSLLGFMTGIVLIFAKMMLTLMLGLAPIMIALSLFDATKDFFHRWVSTTVSYAFYPIVIAAMFSTVVGMANSLLAQLGDPNSATNIGSLVPFFVMVFLAKGFVAATPLIVRGISGNLMVAAAPAIVSGSAGVLRGLANTSGVQGRARIGALTTGEAIGRGTVQAPAAVKSAAAKASAQVVRIAERAKRLGR